The Leptospira sp. WS39.C2 genome contains a region encoding:
- a CDS encoding efflux RND transporter periplasmic adaptor subunit produces the protein MNRNLLYGIVVSVIIILILFLVFFFRGSKSNLIIIKKGSLVEAVYALGTVKPVDSFILKFGIAASVREIYVEEGQFVKKGEPLLINDSGITFRSPFTGTITKLSIAKNETAMPGLPILEIQNLKEVYISVSLDQESALRVKPGQHAQLSFESIRGNVYKGEVERIYPSNGQFLVRIEPSELPQGILPEMTTDVAIEVSSKENVILVPLVAVERGKLTRYRNGKREKIEVRIGAINAEFGELVQGDLIEGDEVLVKN, from the coding sequence ATGAATCGGAATTTGCTGTACGGAATTGTAGTTTCAGTTATAATCATTCTAATTTTGTTCCTTGTATTTTTCTTTCGAGGATCTAAGTCGAATCTCATTATCATCAAAAAAGGTTCGTTAGTTGAGGCTGTCTATGCCCTTGGTACTGTGAAACCAGTGGATAGTTTCATCTTGAAGTTCGGGATCGCTGCTTCAGTCCGAGAGATTTATGTAGAAGAAGGGCAATTTGTGAAAAAAGGTGAGCCACTCCTCATCAATGATTCTGGAATTACCTTTCGTTCTCCATTCACTGGCACCATTACCAAACTAAGCATTGCCAAAAATGAAACGGCAATGCCTGGGCTTCCCATATTGGAAATCCAAAACTTAAAAGAAGTGTATATATCAGTTTCTCTCGACCAAGAATCTGCGTTACGTGTGAAACCAGGACAACATGCCCAACTCAGTTTTGAATCCATCCGAGGAAATGTTTACAAAGGGGAAGTCGAACGAATTTATCCGTCTAACGGACAGTTTTTGGTGAGGATTGAACCAAGTGAACTTCCCCAAGGGATTTTACCAGAAATGACAACGGATGTTGCTATAGAAGTTTCTTCCAAGGAAAATGTGATTCTTGTACCACTTGTCGCTGTGGAACGAGGGAAACTCACGAGGTATCGGAATGGGAAACGAGAAAAAATCGAAGTACGTATTGGAGCCATCAACGCAGAGTTTGGCGAGCTCGTCCAGGGGGATTTAATCGAAGGGGATGAGGTCCTAGTCAAAAATTAA
- a CDS encoding toxin-antitoxin system YwqK family antitoxin, with protein sequence MTSTSTPTKDYSIWIFVCLLFLVFLVGIVFGPCKGSVDRPTSIPKDANFDKKTNYYQKTGEGLYREWYENGNLVTTVPVNTLGQPDGFGKKLNYLDGNTIMEGKMVNGERDGLWKFYFSDGKIYIEQNYKVGYRKKQLWIQSSEIGNENGAYFRYFRNGRLNEKGFFDGGLRTGDWVRYYPDTKVEAKGSYSEDKKIGEWFYYYPTGVKEASELYSESGELLSRNTYYPNGSTWCIVKQNKTPECN encoded by the coding sequence ATGACATCTACATCTACACCCACTAAAGACTATTCCATTTGGATTTTTGTTTGTTTACTTTTCCTAGTATTTCTCGTAGGAATCGTATTTGGTCCTTGTAAGGGAAGTGTGGATAGGCCGACTTCCATTCCAAAAGATGCAAATTTTGATAAAAAAACAAATTACTACCAAAAGACTGGCGAAGGTTTGTATCGTGAATGGTATGAAAATGGTAATCTTGTTACGACGGTGCCTGTAAACACACTTGGCCAACCAGATGGGTTCGGAAAAAAATTAAATTATCTGGATGGAAACACCATTATGGAAGGAAAAATGGTGAATGGTGAAAGAGATGGGCTTTGGAAATTTTATTTTTCAGATGGAAAAATATACATCGAACAAAATTACAAAGTTGGTTACAGAAAAAAACAACTTTGGATCCAGTCATCAGAAATTGGAAATGAAAACGGTGCATATTTTCGGTATTTCCGAAATGGTCGTTTGAATGAAAAAGGTTTTTTTGATGGTGGGCTTCGAACGGGAGATTGGGTTCGGTATTATCCAGATACAAAAGTAGAAGCTAAAGGAAGTTATTCGGAAGATAAAAAAATTGGGGAGTGGTTTTATTATTACCCAACTGGTGTTAAAGAAGCGTCTGAATTATATTCCGAATCTGGAGAATTACTTTCGCGTAATACGTATTATCCGAATGGATCAACTTGGTGTATTGTCAAACAAAACAAAACACCTGAATGTAATTGA
- a CDS encoding ATP--guanido phosphotransferase has translation MFSYPKQTKRFWIPTSLLQELERFLVTNQSKLHVLSVRTRITRNLSHRFFPYYETRESEVKQLLAEINGLDYLSEGPNNLSFTSEGLNPFYRLYLGSEDHLRLEILKTIDTKYESFRIQNQISKTKLTMEKRFLLRFLYKRNQWAFRKGIGFLSSCPTNLGKGRRDSFLLGIEKGMDPKLFSLFEKLSEFGIEFAPSTDHRRESLGKFRGLVVKISWKNAFAVQKRQFYKILGLRGSL, from the coding sequence ATGTTTTCCTATCCCAAACAGACGAAAAGATTTTGGATTCCGACATCTCTTCTCCAGGAACTAGAAAGGTTTTTAGTCACAAACCAATCCAAGTTACATGTTTTATCTGTCCGAACTCGGATTACAAGAAACCTTTCTCATCGTTTTTTTCCCTACTATGAAACACGGGAATCGGAAGTAAAACAATTGTTAGCCGAAATTAATGGTTTGGATTATTTATCGGAAGGACCAAACAATCTGTCCTTCACTTCAGAAGGATTAAATCCATTCTACAGATTGTATTTGGGTTCGGAAGACCACTTACGTTTGGAAATCCTAAAAACCATCGATACAAAATACGAAAGTTTTCGGATACAAAACCAAATTAGCAAAACAAAGCTCACAATGGAAAAACGTTTTCTCCTTCGTTTTCTTTACAAACGAAACCAATGGGCATTTCGCAAAGGGATAGGATTTCTTTCGTCTTGCCCCACCAATTTGGGGAAAGGAAGGAGGGATTCATTCCTTCTTGGGATAGAAAAAGGTATGGATCCAAAGTTATTTTCACTTTTCGAGAAACTTTCCGAATTTGGTATAGAATTTGCTCCTTCCACCGATCATAGAAGAGAGTCACTCGGAAAATTCCGAGGACTTGTCGTAAAAATCTCGTGGAAGAACGCATTCGCGGTCCAAAAACGTCAGTTTTACAAAATTCTTGGTTTACGAGGCTCCCTTTGA
- a CDS encoding MiaB/RimO family radical SAM methylthiotransferase produces MYTVLKDKGFTLATADENAEYIVVNTCTVTNKADVKNRNIIRNAIRTNPGAKVYVTGCYAETDKEILQNIPGVFGVFGNTEKSSLPYQILADSEGKTYSQPQNLDRFSYSDVLPEGHTRAYLKIQDGCNRKCSYCKIPAARGLGVSRNYQDILDQVKYLQDNGVGEIQLTGVNLGWYRLENGDKGFLNLVEDILKVLEYSRIRLSSIEPPDVGSGLLDLMQHPRFCKFLHVPIQSGSRKILKDMKRTYHPDAFRTRIELAKSKLPNLFLGTDVIVGFPSETEVEFQETKQLLIELGFAKLHVFPYSVRKGTSAESLGDPIPGDEKKRRVLDLMALSSQLHTSYAKTAIGKTFEAILENDGRLVTDHYLKGRLPETFPIDTLQKGQFVDVRCEEYFPAKDKEGEFRFTFAR; encoded by the coding sequence ATGTACACTGTCCTAAAAGACAAAGGGTTCACCCTTGCTACAGCGGATGAAAACGCAGAGTACATTGTTGTTAATACTTGTACGGTAACAAACAAAGCCGATGTTAAAAACAGAAACATCATCCGCAATGCCATTCGCACAAATCCTGGGGCAAAAGTTTATGTGACCGGTTGTTATGCGGAAACAGACAAAGAAATATTACAAAATATCCCTGGTGTTTTTGGCGTTTTTGGGAATACCGAAAAAAGTAGTTTACCTTACCAAATTTTAGCGGACTCGGAAGGGAAAACCTACTCACAACCACAAAACTTAGATCGTTTTTCTTATTCAGATGTATTACCGGAAGGCCATACGAGAGCCTATTTAAAAATCCAAGATGGTTGTAATCGAAAGTGTTCTTATTGCAAAATTCCTGCAGCAAGGGGACTTGGAGTCAGCCGAAACTACCAAGATATATTAGACCAAGTCAAATACTTACAAGACAATGGTGTCGGTGAAATCCAATTAACGGGTGTTAACTTGGGTTGGTATCGTTTGGAAAATGGAGACAAAGGTTTCCTCAATTTAGTAGAAGACATCTTAAAAGTTTTAGAATACTCACGTATCCGTTTGTCTTCGATTGAACCACCCGATGTGGGATCTGGATTACTTGATCTTATGCAGCACCCTAGGTTTTGTAAATTTTTACATGTTCCCATCCAAAGTGGCAGTCGTAAAATTTTAAAAGACATGAAGCGCACTTACCATCCCGATGCGTTTCGTACCCGTATTGAACTAGCCAAATCAAAACTCCCCAATTTATTTTTAGGAACAGATGTGATTGTAGGGTTTCCATCAGAAACTGAAGTCGAATTCCAGGAAACCAAACAATTATTAATCGAGCTAGGTTTTGCCAAATTACATGTTTTCCCTTATTCTGTAAGAAAAGGAACCTCTGCTGAAAGTTTGGGAGATCCCATCCCTGGGGATGAAAAAAAACGCCGTGTTTTGGATTTAATGGCACTCAGCTCCCAGTTACACACTTCTTATGCAAAAACTGCTATTGGGAAAACCTTCGAAGCCATTTTGGAAAATGATGGAAGGCTTGTGACGGATCATTATTTAAAAGGACGTTTACCCGAAACATTCCCCATTGATACATTACAAAAAGGTCAATTTGTCGATGTTAGGTGTGAAGAATATTTTCCCGCCAAAGACAAAGAAGGTGAATTTCGTTTCACTTTTGCAAGATAA
- a CDS encoding ABC transporter ATP-binding protein — translation MTNSEIKPTVSVRKLEKYYQVVDKRYHIISGLDFEVLPGEIVSVEGASGVGKSTLLNILGAMDSFDDGEVEVCGVSLKNLSEKQRESFRAEKISFIFQQHLLLPDFTALENVMMPLLIARMNPSQAKTEAIDILKKVGLGERTESFPSQLSGGESARVGVARALVGRRQLILADEPTGNLDRDNSRHLMDLIKELQNEFKFSLILVTHDLELASMAHKRNRIVSGKLSPVSL, via the coding sequence ATGACTAATTCTGAAATCAAACCAACAGTCTCTGTTCGCAAATTAGAAAAGTATTACCAAGTCGTAGACAAAAGGTACCATATCATTTCAGGTCTCGACTTTGAAGTGTTACCTGGGGAGATCGTTTCAGTAGAAGGGGCATCTGGTGTTGGAAAATCAACACTTCTCAATATCCTTGGAGCGATGGACTCGTTTGACGACGGTGAGGTGGAAGTTTGTGGAGTTTCCCTTAAAAATCTAAGTGAAAAACAAAGAGAAAGTTTTCGTGCTGAAAAAATATCTTTTATTTTCCAACAACACTTACTGCTTCCTGATTTTACTGCTTTGGAAAATGTGATGATGCCTCTCCTCATTGCCAGGATGAATCCATCACAAGCAAAAACAGAAGCCATTGATATTTTAAAAAAAGTAGGACTAGGAGAACGAACGGAAAGTTTTCCTTCTCAACTCTCAGGTGGGGAAAGTGCTCGTGTTGGTGTGGCGCGTGCCCTTGTGGGAAGAAGGCAACTCATCCTTGCCGATGAACCTACAGGAAACCTCGACCGGGACAACTCAAGGCATCTTATGGACCTCATCAAAGAACTACAAAATGAGTTTAAGTTTTCTCTCATCCTTGTGACCCATGATTTGGAACTTGCTTCCATGGCTCACAAACGAAATCGAATTGTTTCAGGTAAGTTATCGCCAGTTAGTCTATGA
- a CDS encoding ABC transporter permease: protein MGIVSLITIRYIRGSRVLGFLSIKSRLSFIVMAVGVGLLVVVLSIFNGFQKQVKESLWQGGPHITIENSYGSGAIYDYETVITHLKSDPKLAESFVSVEGNITSHGLIQSNNNFNPIMIRAVPIDSIEKLVENGLPNFPRILQYNRDDIPSINTKKMVVVGKEMSAIYGYGIGREITMAVPGGRFTVERGVQVNVQSFRLVGLFKTGYYNYDSKFVFLSLPQAQEFFKMKGAVNQIAIKVRSLDDLKLTKHRILSRLNEENWNQKIQDDTSWSVRTIAEEQENFLAALRLEKTIISIIVFLFIVLAALGMVATVHSLIRAKRRSIGTLKALGLASNDILLIFTLNAMIVGILSSLVGGMTGIFIATKLEVIINAISEIINGVGGLLNPGDWDPVELVPKDIYYFDHIPVDIDISFIFMVTTAATILSGLAGYFPARMAANLNPVDTIRND, encoded by the coding sequence ATGGGAATTGTCTCTTTAATCACTATTCGTTATATCCGAGGGTCCCGCGTATTGGGATTCCTCTCCATCAAATCCAGACTATCGTTCATCGTGATGGCAGTGGGAGTGGGGCTTCTTGTTGTGGTTCTGTCCATTTTTAATGGATTCCAAAAACAAGTAAAAGAATCCCTTTGGCAAGGTGGTCCACACATCACCATCGAAAATTCGTATGGGTCGGGGGCCATTTATGATTATGAAACGGTCATCACCCACTTGAAATCCGATCCAAAACTAGCTGAATCCTTCGTCTCGGTCGAAGGGAATATCACAAGCCACGGTCTCATCCAAAGTAATAATAATTTTAACCCCATCATGATCCGTGCCGTGCCCATTGATTCCATCGAAAAATTGGTGGAAAATGGACTTCCCAACTTCCCCCGAATTTTGCAATACAACCGGGACGATATCCCTTCGATCAATACGAAAAAAATGGTCGTGGTTGGAAAGGAAATGAGTGCGATTTACGGGTATGGGATCGGACGTGAGATTACCATGGCCGTTCCTGGTGGAAGGTTTACTGTCGAAAGAGGTGTGCAGGTGAATGTACAATCCTTTCGTTTGGTAGGACTATTTAAAACTGGTTACTATAATTACGATTCGAAGTTTGTCTTTTTATCACTCCCACAAGCCCAAGAGTTTTTTAAGATGAAGGGAGCTGTGAACCAAATTGCCATCAAGGTTCGTTCTCTAGATGATTTAAAACTCACCAAACATAGAATCTTATCTCGGTTAAACGAAGAAAATTGGAACCAAAAAATCCAAGATGATACGTCTTGGTCAGTTCGCACGATTGCAGAAGAACAAGAGAACTTCCTTGCGGCCCTTCGTTTGGAAAAAACCATCATCTCTATCATTGTGTTTCTTTTCATTGTGCTTGCGGCCCTTGGGATGGTTGCAACGGTCCACTCTCTCATCCGTGCCAAACGAAGGTCGATTGGAACTTTAAAAGCCCTTGGTCTTGCATCGAATGATATCCTTCTCATCTTCACACTGAATGCAATGATTGTTGGGATTTTATCTTCCCTTGTGGGAGGGATGACGGGGATATTCATTGCAACCAAATTAGAAGTCATCATCAATGCGATTTCAGAAATCATCAATGGAGTGGGTGGTCTCTTAAACCCAGGGGATTGGGATCCTGTGGAACTGGTTCCGAAAGACATCTATTACTTTGATCATATCCCTGTGGACATTGATATTTCCTTTATCTTTATGGTGACAACAGCTGCTACCATTCTCTCTGGCCTTGCGGGGTATTTCCCTGCACGTATGGCCGCTAATTTAAACCCAGTGGATACCATTCGCAATGACTAA
- a CDS encoding tetratricopeptide repeat protein, giving the protein MKHLSHFTAVICLLVSSLYAQDKEQVGSAYFQAVDEYKTKNYAKSIELVKSLLVDGKSSYEFYALLAYNYDKLNDFDNSYKNMLEARKRKPDDEDLLQGSLAILTRHKKWKPAIELAEKAIPMYPQNPEIRYYYALALSEKGASKTALSQIEKAKAGSPSDVRMLELEGKIYYQLKNYDKADMSLRWASSINQNSAEIWNNLALVQESLYRTNKKLGKKSMANSYLEEAKTCIEKASSLNGESNTIKENSKRITSLAAL; this is encoded by the coding sequence ATGAAACATTTGTCTCACTTCACTGCCGTTATTTGTCTACTTGTATCTTCATTATATGCTCAAGATAAGGAACAAGTTGGTTCTGCCTATTTCCAAGCAGTAGATGAATATAAAACCAAAAACTACGCTAAATCAATCGAACTTGTAAAAAGCCTACTTGTTGATGGTAAGTCTTCTTACGAATTTTATGCATTACTTGCATACAACTATGATAAGTTAAACGACTTCGATAATTCTTATAAAAACATGTTGGAAGCAAGAAAACGTAAACCTGATGATGAAGACTTACTTCAGGGAAGCCTTGCCATCTTAACTCGTCACAAAAAATGGAAACCCGCAATTGAATTGGCTGAAAAAGCAATTCCGATGTACCCTCAAAATCCTGAGATTCGTTATTATTATGCCTTGGCTCTTTCTGAAAAAGGTGCCTCCAAAACAGCTCTTTCCCAAATTGAAAAAGCAAAAGCAGGAAGCCCTAGTGATGTTCGGATGCTTGAGTTAGAAGGGAAAATATATTACCAATTAAAAAATTATGATAAAGCTGATATGAGTTTGCGATGGGCATCGAGCATCAACCAAAACTCTGCGGAAATTTGGAATAACCTAGCACTCGTCCAAGAATCACTTTACAGAACCAATAAAAAATTGGGCAAAAAAAGTATGGCCAATTCTTATTTGGAAGAAGCCAAAACTTGTATTGAAAAAGCATCTTCATTGAATGGCGAAAGTAATACGATCAAAGAAAATTCCAAAAGGATCACTTCCCTCGCAGCCCTGTGA
- a CDS encoding ATP-dependent Clp protease ATP-binding subunit, which translates to MLEFTKRAKRVINEIAQDEAKRLGSDFIGPEHILLGLLREEDSVAIKILTNLNINLNELRKEVEKRTREGSGALLLDVSQGQDKYQKMIEVSKEEAKRLKHNYVGTEHILLALLRDNNNIAGGSLSSFSVNYNVIKSEILRLLGAPPSGAVGSGGTTGSQTTGQGQTQTATPRQEKSKTPILDEFARDLTQLAREKKLDPVIGRSKEIERVIQILSRKTKNNPVLVGESGVGKTAIVEGLAQAVIEKLVPDLLFDKRVLSLDLASLIAGTKYRGEFEERLKKIMKEIVTSQNIIIFIDELHTLIGAGAAEGAVDAANILKPALARGELQCIGATTNNEYRKYIEKDSALERRFQMVKVLEPSVDDAVLILDGLKKAYESHHKVRYSEKAIEQAVKLSHRYINDRFLPDKAIDIIDEAGAKARLANCQRPNEIKEIEEEIKALSVKKEDLVRSQEYEKAAAVRDEVNRKKGLLEEKTKQWQERMEGYAVSIEEEDILSVVSLWTGIPLKKMEQSENTKLLNMEEEIKSRIVGQTEAIEKVARAVRRSRTGLKSEKRPTGSFIFLGPTGVGKTELAKALAEQLFGSEDNMLRIDMSEYMEPHAVSRLIGAPPGYVGYDDGGQLTEFVRRKPYSLVLLDEIEKAHHDLFNILLQIMEEGNLTDTKGRKVNFRDTIIIMTSNIAAKEISKGGRLGFEDFAEERESYKAEQAREQLKKHFNPEFLNRVDEVVYFSPLKKEEIVSIVDIMLKDFNKRLTEKKVLVELTLSAKEHFATIGYDQNYGARPLRRVFQRELEDYMAVQSLKGVYDNPTKIMVDLAEGKLVYSETPWSDYKEVPKKDDGSSPNTEEKDLALV; encoded by the coding sequence ATGTTGGAATTCACCAAAAGAGCAAAAAGAGTCATCAACGAAATCGCCCAAGATGAGGCTAAACGTTTAGGTTCCGATTTTATCGGTCCTGAACACATACTACTTGGGCTTCTCCGGGAGGAGGACTCTGTCGCGATAAAGATTCTAACGAATCTAAATATCAATTTAAACGAACTCCGTAAAGAAGTGGAGAAACGTACCCGTGAGGGTTCGGGTGCTTTGTTACTCGATGTCAGCCAAGGGCAAGACAAGTACCAAAAAATGATCGAAGTTTCCAAAGAAGAGGCAAAACGCCTCAAACACAACTATGTGGGAACCGAACACATTTTACTCGCATTACTTCGTGATAATAATAATATCGCTGGTGGATCATTATCTTCCTTCAGTGTGAACTATAATGTCATCAAATCGGAAATTTTACGCCTACTCGGAGCACCACCTTCAGGTGCGGTCGGGAGTGGTGGGACTACAGGATCGCAAACCACAGGACAAGGCCAAACACAAACGGCAACTCCTAGACAAGAAAAAAGTAAAACTCCGATATTGGATGAATTTGCGCGCGACCTCACACAACTCGCTCGTGAAAAAAAATTGGATCCAGTCATCGGTAGGTCCAAAGAAATCGAACGAGTGATTCAAATTTTATCTCGTAAAACAAAAAATAACCCAGTTCTCGTGGGGGAATCGGGTGTTGGTAAAACAGCCATCGTAGAAGGCCTTGCGCAAGCAGTCATTGAAAAGTTAGTACCTGATCTCCTTTTCGACAAACGAGTGTTATCCTTAGATTTGGCAAGTCTCATTGCAGGTACCAAATACCGTGGTGAGTTTGAGGAACGATTGAAAAAAATCATGAAAGAGATCGTCACTTCACAAAACATCATCATCTTCATTGATGAGTTACACACTCTCATTGGAGCAGGTGCGGCCGAAGGGGCAGTGGATGCGGCTAACATTTTAAAACCAGCACTCGCACGTGGGGAATTACAATGTATTGGTGCGACCACCAATAACGAATACCGTAAGTACATCGAAAAAGATTCTGCATTGGAAAGAAGATTCCAAATGGTGAAGGTGCTTGAGCCTTCCGTTGACGATGCGGTTCTTATTTTAGATGGTTTGAAAAAAGCTTATGAATCCCACCATAAGGTGCGTTATTCGGAAAAAGCCATCGAACAAGCTGTGAAATTATCGCACCGTTATATCAATGATCGTTTTTTACCAGACAAGGCGATTGACATCATCGATGAAGCAGGAGCAAAAGCACGACTTGCGAATTGCCAAAGACCCAATGAAATCAAAGAGATTGAAGAAGAAATCAAAGCTCTTTCTGTCAAAAAAGAAGATTTGGTTCGTAGCCAAGAGTATGAAAAAGCGGCTGCGGTTCGCGATGAAGTGAATCGTAAAAAAGGCTTATTGGAAGAAAAAACCAAACAATGGCAAGAACGTATGGAAGGGTATGCTGTTTCCATCGAAGAAGAAGACATCCTTTCAGTAGTTAGTTTATGGACAGGGATTCCTTTGAAAAAAATGGAACAGTCCGAAAACACGAAACTCCTCAATATGGAAGAAGAAATTAAATCTCGTATTGTTGGACAAACGGAAGCTATCGAAAAAGTGGCACGTGCTGTCAGACGTTCTCGCACCGGTCTCAAAAGTGAAAAACGACCTACTGGTTCATTCATTTTCCTTGGACCAACAGGTGTGGGAAAAACGGAACTCGCAAAAGCTCTCGCAGAGCAGTTGTTTGGTTCTGAAGACAATATGCTGCGCATTGATATGTCGGAATACATGGAACCTCATGCTGTATCCAGACTCATCGGAGCTCCTCCAGGGTATGTTGGGTATGATGATGGTGGCCAACTCACAGAATTTGTGAGAAGAAAACCATATAGTTTGGTGTTACTCGATGAGATTGAAAAAGCGCACCATGATTTGTTTAATATCCTACTCCAAATTATGGAAGAGGGAAATTTAACAGATACAAAAGGACGCAAGGTCAATTTCCGAGATACCATTATCATCATGACATCTAATATTGCAGCTAAGGAAATTTCCAAAGGTGGACGTTTGGGTTTTGAAGATTTTGCAGAAGAAAGAGAATCTTACAAAGCAGAACAAGCAAGAGAACAATTGAAAAAACATTTCAATCCTGAGTTTCTCAACCGTGTAGATGAAGTGGTTTACTTTTCTCCTCTCAAAAAAGAAGAAATCGTTAGCATTGTAGATATCATGTTAAAAGATTTTAACAAACGTTTGACGGAGAAAAAAGTTCTAGTGGAACTCACTTTAAGTGCAAAAGAACATTTTGCAACCATTGGATACGACCAAAACTATGGTGCACGACCACTCAGACGTGTGTTCCAGAGAGAATTGGAAGATTATATGGCAGTGCAGTCATTGAAAGGAGTGTATGACAACCCTACCAAAATTATGGTAGATTTGGCAGAAGGGAAACTTGTGTATTCCGAAACTCCTTGGTCTGACTACAAAGAAGTTCCGAAAAAAGATGACGGATCTTCTCCAAACACTGAGGAAAAAGATCTAGCTCTCGTTTAG
- a CDS encoding mechanosensitive ion channel family protein: MGSGSIKEFYLDLNPLTILRSHNRDFAETMILFAYMVVFAVICYKITMVLVERIKPALDSVHEYNRRKVARMGFLLVFGIAYLPVIFSSLSLLPTVLGLAGAGIVISLKEVWLNMVGWFMIMGANGFKVGDRIEIDNIKGDVVNIGFFKFTLLEIAQDPRFEQSTNRLIHFPNYNIVLHRFFIVSETMDFVWDEFRIYLDLKSNWEKAEKICSQILHEELVLAPELVESKIREMSKNYLVRLGKTTPIVYTSLEPEGTILMCLRYLTPIRSKRLNRILISKEILTKFKEENDIYIYTH; the protein is encoded by the coding sequence ATGGGTAGTGGAAGTATTAAAGAATTTTATCTCGATCTAAATCCGTTAACAATACTACGAAGTCATAATAGAGATTTCGCTGAAACCATGATTCTTTTTGCGTACATGGTAGTTTTTGCTGTGATTTGTTATAAAATCACAATGGTTCTAGTCGAAAGAATCAAACCTGCATTAGATTCTGTTCACGAATACAACCGTAGGAAAGTGGCAAGGATGGGTTTTTTACTCGTTTTTGGAATTGCCTATTTACCTGTTATTTTTTCCAGTTTGTCACTTCTCCCTACCGTGCTTGGTCTTGCCGGTGCGGGGATTGTCATCTCTCTCAAAGAAGTTTGGCTCAATATGGTCGGTTGGTTTATGATCATGGGAGCCAATGGATTTAAAGTGGGAGACCGAATCGAAATTGACAACATAAAAGGGGATGTTGTTAATATAGGTTTTTTTAAGTTTACCTTACTTGAAATTGCTCAAGACCCAAGGTTTGAACAGTCAACAAATCGTCTCATCCATTTCCCAAATTATAATATTGTATTACATCGGTTTTTTATCGTCTCGGAAACCATGGATTTTGTTTGGGATGAATTCCGAATTTATTTGGATTTAAAATCGAATTGGGAAAAAGCAGAAAAAATTTGCTCTCAAATTTTACATGAAGAGTTGGTACTTGCCCCGGAACTTGTAGAATCAAAAATTCGAGAAATGTCAAAAAACTATTTAGTTAGACTTGGGAAAACCACTCCCATCGTATATACATCGCTCGAACCAGAAGGAACCATTTTGATGTGTTTGAGGTATCTCACACCGATCCGTTCCAAACGTCTCAATCGCATTTTAATTTCAAAAGAAATCTTAACCAAATTCAAAGAAGAAAATGACATCTACATCTACACCCACTAA